DNA from Pelagicoccus sp. SDUM812003:
ATCCCAAGACGCCAATCAACCGCGACTACGAAAACGAGATTTACGACTACTACGGACGCCCGGCGCCTTGGTCGCAAACCGATGCCTACATCCACTGAGCGGCGGCGGCCGCTGCAACTTGCACACCGCGAAACCGCTTCGCGCGGCAATCTGCAGGACGCTCGACACTCGCCCTTGCTCACCCACGGAGAAAAAACGACCGCTTTGCAGCTGGGGTGAACGCCAGCTGCGCGTTCGACGGGTTCTCGCCGCCAAGCCGCGACAGCGCTGGCGCGGCCCATGCAACCCTCTTGAAGCATGAACCAAACAGACGTAAAAACCAACGATCCTAAGGCCCTGCACGAAACGTTGCGGCAGATCCCCTACAACCTTTTCGCTATCGGCGTAGGCAGCTCGGGAGGCGAGGAAAACGCTTTCATTGGCAGCTGGGTCACCCAGTGCTCCTTCGATCCTCCCATGCTAGCGATCGCCGTGCAGAAGGATTCCAAAAGCTACCAGCTGATCGAGTCCGACGGCGTCTTTTCCGTGAACCTGCTGAGCAAGGATCAAGAGGAAATCGCTCGCAAGCTGGTGAGACCGCAGCATCGGGTGGACGACAAGCTGGAGGGCGTCAGCCATCGAAGCGGCGTCACCGGAGCCCCCATTCTAAACCTTTGCCTGAGCTACATCGAATGCAGAGTGGTCGACACCCTGCAAACCGGCGGACACGTGTTGGTGGTAGGAGAAGCGGTCAACGCTGAACAGAACAGCGACGAAGAGCCACTCACCTGCGCCGACATCGGCTGGCATTACGCGGGCTAGGCTCCAGCCGTCCCCGACCGCTCTTTTTGATAGGCCAGAAGGCGCCGTCGCCACGACACGCCTCAGTACCATGTAACCGTCTATCAGATACCGGGTCTTTCTAACCAGGCAATCGTATTACGAAAACAAAGCCCCCATCCTGCAAAGGGATGGGGCTTTTCGTTTTCACGTGAATCGTTGCGAAAAAGCGAAATCCCCCCGCCTGCGGCGCCTGCTTTTCCTGCGTCTTTTTTTACTTCCTTGGGCTGATCGCCCGCATTAGCCATCCGCCGCTGCGGCGCTGGCGGTTTGATCTCTAGAAACAAGACGGGCGTAGGCCTGCAAATCCTCGAACGCGGTCGCGCGACGCGTTTCCCAGTTTTCTGCCTCCGCCGAGCTCAGACGCTCGATGCTGTCAGACAAGCGTTTGGCCGCCTCTCGCGCCGCAGCTACCTCTTGAGAGCTCAACAGCTCGCTGCTCAATTCCAGCGATCGATCAAGTTTCGCCTTCGAATGCCGCAGATTCTCCACCACCCTCTCCTGCTTTTCGTACGGAGCAGACATCGAATCCATGCCTTCCGTCACTCCCGGAGCGGGCATGGACGATGAGGGGGCGACATTCCTCTGCACGAACTCGCGCTGCATGCTCAATCGCACTACGATCGTGCACGCCACCACGATCGCTGCCGGAATGAAGATGCGGTAGATGTACCGTTTGAAATGATTCATAAACTGAATTCCGGAAGCCCTTTCCGACCTAGGCCTAAGCCACAACGCGGCGAAAGGGCATCATATAGCCGCGTACCTTTTCTGTGGATACGCCTCCTGTTTTCTAGGCCTTCTTTTTCGACCTAGCCTTCTTGGCCTGTTTCGACACCGCTGCTAAGCCGTCTTCGAACGGTTGTATGAATTTTTGGATACCCTCATCTTCCAGCCGCTGAGCGACGTAAGCCATATCCACCCCCATCGCTTCGAGCTGCTCCATGATGAGATCCGCTTGCTCGGAGGGCTTTCGAATGGAATCCGCTTCGAGCGCCCCATGATCGGTGAAGGCATCGATGGTCTTTTCAGGCATGGTATTGACCGTATCGCGAGCGATGAGCGAGTCCACGTAAAGCGTATCGGGATAGTCATCCGACTTCACGCTCGTGCTCGCCCACAGAGGACGCTGGATCTGAGCTCCACGCTCTTCCATGGCTTCCCACGCTCTGCCGCTGAAGGCTTCTCGGAAACTCCGGTAGGCGAGGCAGGCCTGAGCGATGGCTGAATGTCCCTTCAGGGCCTTCGCCATGTGCTCGTGATCGTGGCACGCGGGCAACGCGCGCTGTTCCAGCAGCTCGTCCACCAAACTGTCGATACGGCTGAGAAAGAAGCTGGCTACCGAGGCAATGCCGTCGACTGGGAGACCATGCTTGAGGCGACGCTCCATGGCCCAAAGGTAGCGAGCGACCACGCGTCGATAACGCTCGTTTGAGAAAAGCAACGTGATGTTCACGTTGATGCCTCGAAACAACGCTTCCTCGATGGCGTCCAACCCTTCCTCAGTGCCGGGAATCTTGATCATGACATTCGGACGATCCACACGCTCCCACAGCGAGCATGCGGCCGCTAGGGTCGCTTCCGATTGTCGAGCCAGCCTAGGATCGACCTCGATGCTCACGAAGCCATCGCCGCCTCTCGTTTCCTCATAGACCGGCATCAAAGCGTCGCAACCGTTCCTCACGTCCTCGATCATCAGCGACTCGTAGATTTCCACGTCGGACTTCCCGCTAGTGGCGAGCCTTTCGATATCCTGGTCGTAGCGATCGCCGGACTTCACCGAGTCCGCGAAGGTCTTGGGATTGCTGGTGATACCCAGCAGCCCCTCTTCGTTCACCCGGCGTTCAAGCTCTCCCGTCTCGATCATCTCTCGAGTCAGGTTATCCAGCCAATAGCTTTGGCCGTAGTCGCGAAGCTCACGCAGCTTCGATTCCTTTTCTGCAACAGCGCTCATCGTTCGTCTCCTTTCTCCTTCTGGATTTCTCTCTTTCGCTACCGCAGGGTTCGGGCAGCGTCTCTCTGGTCGCTCTCGGCGTCCTCCACTCCTTCGCGGGCCAACTGCTCCGATTGGTTGGCCTCATCGGTCGTCTCCGTTTCGGGCACCCTTCCAGCGCCCTGGATCTCGCGGGGATCTCGCGCTTCCGGAGCCTCGATCGCGTCCATGTCCCCTCGCTCCATCAGCTTGGCGTCGGAACTGTACTCCCGGGCCGCCCGTTCGTAGTCGAGACGGTTGGCGGCGTTGGGGCGATTGTCCTCGGCAGCTAGCTCCAAGGCTCTTCTCACAATCTGGGTCTTTTCCGGTTCGCCCAGCTCAGTGCCCACGATGCGAACCCACTGGCCGTCTTCCACTTCAAATTCGATTTCTCTTGGTTCTTTTTTCATAATCAAATCCTACCTTCTGCCCAATCCGCGCCAAACGAGCAGCAGGGATCGATCCGGCTCCGCTCCGCCACAGGCCCGTTTGGGAAAGCCTCCGACCCGTGCGGCATGCAAGAACGGACAGTGCAGAACGCAGCAAATCATGTGGGCGCTCGGCTCCGACGAGACGTCCGTTGGACGCTCCCTCTCGCCCACCTGACGAGTATCGCCAGCCGCCTCTTGCCCTTGCGGGCAAATACGCTAGGGTGGCTATCTTTCGGATCCGTTCATGCGTATACTCCCCCAACTCCTCAGGCCTCGGACGGTCAAGGTCTTCCTGATCGGACTCCTCCTCCCGATCGCCCTGCAAGCATCGGATTTCCTGGAGCTGGCGAACCTGCGGTTCGAAACGTTCGACTCATCCGACGGACTCTCCACCAGCTCCATCACGCAAATCCTTCAGGACGACCAAGGCTTCCTTTGGATCGGCACCAACAACGGCTTGAATCGTTTCGACGGTCGAGACTTCCCGACCTTCTTCCGTCGGGACAACGATCCGGCATCCATCGTTTCCGACGCCGTGGTCTCCTTGTTCAAAGACTCCAAGTCTCGCCTATGGATCGGCACCAGCGAAGGCATTTCTCGCTACCTCCCTGCCAGTCGCTCCTTCAAAAACTACGTTCCAAATCCCACGGTAGATCCCAATCCGGTATCCAACCGCGTCACCGCCTTCTGCGAGTTCCCCAACGGCGGCCTTATCGCCGCAACCCAACAGGGCACCCTGCATCGCTACGACCCGCTCGGCGATTCCTTCGAGCAGCTCGTAGGTATTCAAATACCGGATATCCGCAGTTTGCTGGGGCTTCCGGACGGCCGATTGCTGGTCGGGGCCAACGGCCAGATCGCGCTGCTCGATCTCGAAACCGGTCGTACGGCGAACTTTCCCCTCCCTCGAATCCAAGATGATCGTTCGGCCTATCAATACGCGGAAGACTTCGAGCCGATCGGAACCAAGGTCATCCTCATCGCCACCAGCCACGCTGGGATCCTGAGCTTCGATCGCGAGTCGGAAACGTTTTCCCAGTATCCGTTCGCTCCGGACGAGCTTTGGGTAAACGACCTCACGCTCACCGAGCAAGGCGCCATCATCGCGACCTCCACTCAGGGGCTGTTCGTTTCGCACCCCGAGACCGGAGCGATCGCCGAATACCAATTCGATCTGTCAAATCCCTACAGCATCGCTTCCCGAGCGACCCGTTGCTCCACCATCGACCGACAAAGCAATCTCTGGGTCGGCACCGAACGCGGCCTCTGCAAAGCGACCGCTCACAAAGCCTTCAGCCACTACGGACCCAAGCCAAGCCCCACCACCTCGATCAGCGACACCTCCGCTTCGGCCCTCTTCACCGATTCCCAGGACAGGCTCTGGATCGGCTATTTCAGCGGTCAGCTGGATATTCTGGACCGGGCAAATGGCGAACGCCTGCTCTCGTTTCCCTATCAGACCGACAATCCCAGAGGGCCGGGCCAGGGCACCATCCATTTCATCAAGGCGACTCGCGACGGAACCATCTGGACTGGCTCCTTCGAGGGCGGCTTGCGGCGCTACGATCCGCTTCGCAACGAATTCGAAAACGTGCTCCCGTCACCATACTCCGACATTCGCGACATCGCGGAAGACGGCTCCGGTCAGCTCTGGGCCATCGCTCACGGTCAAGGTCTGATCCGCTACGATCGGGCGAATGGCAGCCTGAAGCTGTACCAAAACGATCCGAGCAAAGGCGACAACACCCTGATCGACAATTGGGCTACTTGCATCGTGCGGGATCACGCAGGCGTCCTTTGGATGGGCTCGGGCACCGGTTTGTGCCGATTCGACCCGATACAGGAGCGCTTTCGCAACTATCGGCCAAGAAGCCGGGACCCATCCAGCCTCAGTCGAGTGCCAGTGTACGACCTGCACGTGGACGAAGATGGAACCCTATGGGTTGGAACGCTCGACGGTATCAACAAATACGATACAAGAACCGACTCGTTTCGCGCCTACAAGACCGCCAACGATCCCGCCTTGTCCATTGGCGATTCCACATCGGTACGATCGATAGAACATGCCGCCACAGGAGAAATCTGGTTCTCTACGGATCGCGGTCTGATGCGCTTGGATACGGATACCTGGACCGGCAAGAGCTACGGCGCTCACGACGGCCTCCGTTCCAGCGACTTCCTGACCAGAAGCTCCCATCGAGACAAAGCGGGACGCCTCT
Protein-coding regions in this window:
- the tal gene encoding transaldolase, which encodes MSAVAEKESKLRELRDYGQSYWLDNLTREMIETGELERRVNEEGLLGITSNPKTFADSVKSGDRYDQDIERLATSGKSDVEIYESLMIEDVRNGCDALMPVYEETRGGDGFVSIEVDPRLARQSEATLAAACSLWERVDRPNVMIKIPGTEEGLDAIEEALFRGINVNITLLFSNERYRRVVARYLWAMERRLKHGLPVDGIASVASFFLSRIDSLVDELLEQRALPACHDHEHMAKALKGHSAIAQACLAYRSFREAFSGRAWEAMEERGAQIQRPLWASTSVKSDDYPDTLYVDSLIARDTVNTMPEKTIDAFTDHGALEADSIRKPSEQADLIMEQLEAMGVDMAYVAQRLEDEGIQKFIQPFEDGLAAVSKQAKKARSKKKA
- a CDS encoding flavin reductase family protein, which translates into the protein MNQTDVKTNDPKALHETLRQIPYNLFAIGVGSSGGEENAFIGSWVTQCSFDPPMLAIAVQKDSKSYQLIESDGVFSVNLLSKDQEEIARKLVRPQHRVDDKLEGVSHRSGVTGAPILNLCLSYIECRVVDTLQTGGHVLVVGEAVNAEQNSDEEPLTCADIGWHYAG
- a CDS encoding two-component regulator propeller domain-containing protein, with the translated sequence MRILPQLLRPRTVKVFLIGLLLPIALQASDFLELANLRFETFDSSDGLSTSSITQILQDDQGFLWIGTNNGLNRFDGRDFPTFFRRDNDPASIVSDAVVSLFKDSKSRLWIGTSEGISRYLPASRSFKNYVPNPTVDPNPVSNRVTAFCEFPNGGLIAATQQGTLHRYDPLGDSFEQLVGIQIPDIRSLLGLPDGRLLVGANGQIALLDLETGRTANFPLPRIQDDRSAYQYAEDFEPIGTKVILIATSHAGILSFDRESETFSQYPFAPDELWVNDLTLTEQGAIIATSTQGLFVSHPETGAIAEYQFDLSNPYSIASRATRCSTIDRQSNLWVGTERGLCKATAHKAFSHYGPKPSPTTSISDTSASALFTDSQDRLWIGYFSGQLDILDRANGERLLSFPYQTDNPRGPGQGTIHFIKATRDGTIWTGSFEGGLRRYDPLRNEFENVLPSPYSDIRDIAEDGSGQLWAIAHGQGLIRYDRANGSLKLYQNDPSKGDNTLIDNWATCIVRDHAGVLWMGSGTGLCRFDPIQERFRNYRPRSRDPSSLSRVPVYDLHVDEDGTLWVGTLDGINKYDTRTDSFRAYKTANDPALSIGDSTSVRSIEHAATGEIWFSTDRGLMRLDTDTWTGKSYGAHDGLRSSDFLTRSSHRDKAGRLYFGGINGVTTFFPNQIIDSAFSPAPIITKLSNLKEPDWQLPTPPHLVDTPVSFPHQTDSFAFEFVTLNFNRPDSLSYSYQLAGFDPDWSRPSANASATYTNLPPGDYTFKVKAANSDGIWSEGHAAFSFTITPPFWSTAWFRFSSILLAASLLSAIHRLRVRNIRIQNEKLEKTVAARTNQLARANEELAAQREEIQCQNEELIANKADLELRVDQRTRDLKVALAEARRADQLKSSFLENMSHEIRTPMNAIIGFLSILQEREHSEEEKQAFFKIINSSSDSLLTLIDDILDLSTLESGTATIRPESVPLDALFAELESAHRTILRSSGKIDLQIDYEKPSSPFEQDAVAQLDPTRIRQILNNLLSNATKFTDKGVIRFGYGIATSPNGDSMIHAYVSDTGIGISQEDQANIFERFRKVESDKSRLYRGTGLGLAITRNLVELMNGEIRVSSTLGQGSSFSFTLPYLPSGSSMEKAAERTNANRRDQADLKILVAEDEDPNFEYISEALSSCASVVDRASNGAEAVDFAQSRSYDLILMDLNMPEMDGLQATREIRRNGVQSPILVQTAHIQPSARRDCIDAGADLVLRKPFSPLELREAIGNALKKATLARNPPRSSDSPS